The following proteins are co-located in the Camelina sativa cultivar DH55 chromosome 12, Cs, whole genome shotgun sequence genome:
- the LOC104732041 gene encoding RING-H2 finger protein ATL2-like, which yields MSFRNPNPVSTSSTDSDPMSFVINSKIILTATIIILFIVLFMIFLHHYSRRSNLNRHVGDPSTTAVVTTHGGLNPSVIKSLPEFTFSATAQTAMECGVCLSELEDNETCRVLPNCSHTFHIDCIDMWFHSHSTCPLCRSLVEPFAGGVKSMAEEVSVSRRHIANPSTTAVVTTHGGLNPSVIKSLPEFTFSATAQTSMECGVCLSELEDNETYQVLPNCNHTFHIDCIDMWFHSHSTCPICRSLVEPFAGGVKSMAEKLSVSQ from the exons ATGAGTTTTCGCAACCCGAATCCAGTGAGCACATCCAGTACCGATTCAGATCCTATGAGTTTTGTCATAAACAGCAAAATCATACTCACCGCCACAATCATAATCTTATTCATTGTCCTTTTTATGATCTTTCTTCACCATTACTCTCGCCGCTCCAATCTCAATCGTCATGTCGGCGACCCTTCCACCACCGCCGTCGTCACCACTCACGGTGGCCTTAACCCTTCCGTCATCAAATCTCTTCCTGAATTCACATTCTCCGCAACCGCACAAACCGCTATGGAATGTGGGGTTTGCCTCTCGGAGCTCGAGGATAATGAAACATGTCGGGTTTTGCCAAACTGCAGCCATACGTTTCACATTGATTGTATTGATATGTGGTTTCATTCTCATTCCACTTGTCCTCTCTGCCGATCACTCGTGGAGCCTTTCGCCGGAGGAGTTAAATCGATGGCAGAGGAAGTTTCGGTCTCCCG TCGTCACATTGCCAACCCTTCCACCACCGCCGTGGTCACCACTCACGGTGGCCTTAACCCTTCCGTCATCAAATCTCTTCCTGAATTCACATTCTCCGCAACCGCACAAACCTCTATGGAATGTGGGGTTTGCCTCTCGGAGCTCGAGGATAACGAAACATATCAAGTTTTGCCAAACTGCAACCATACGTTTCACATTGACTGTATTGATATGTGGTTTCATTCTCATTCCACTTGTCCTATCTGCCGATCACTCGTGGAGCCTTTCGCCGGAGGAGTTAAATCGATGGCAGAGAAACTTTCGGTCTCCCAGTGA